The Caldicoprobacter guelmensis genome includes a region encoding these proteins:
- a CDS encoding ABC transporter ATP-binding protein yields the protein MLKLKPRADNKTKPKYTTMQNVAFVVKGAWKYDKFVFIYFGLYTVLSAIAPFISIFFPRFILQELLNAKRPEMLIILLAGFFSCASITGFLTAYLRNAYYPHMVKVRFEYIRMHQQKCMTTDFQNTEDPQFLNDMQTAFRCLDNNNIGIEGVLHKLFGFAGNILALLGYITIVATLNIFVLMYLIANVIISYYLTFLARKFEHSKKDEISENDRRSQYLYNIMYDFAYGKELRILGIRDWIAELFKLYKERRLKIHREIRLKYFKAGIADTLLLLIREGIIYAYLISLVIAGKLSIPDFTMYFTTIAQFASWFTNVINDIAHIRAQNLYICDFRSFIEKQDIMASDDTVPLPEGPYEFEFRNVSFKYPNSNTYIFKDLSIRIPAGQKLAIVGHNGAGKTTFVKLLCRLYDVTEGEILLNGINIKRFNREEYYKLFSVVFQDIKPLAFSVAENVAVCEKKNIDHEKLKSALEQAGIWNKICSLKNGVDTSMLKILDDDGVEFSGGENQKIAIARALYKDAPIVVLDEPTAALDALAEYSIYMSFNRMVKNKTAIYISHRLASTRFCDAIAMFENGKLVEYGTHDELIALNGKYADMFTVQAKYYREEVAV from the coding sequence GTGTTAAAGTTAAAACCAAGAGCAGATAATAAGACAAAACCCAAGTATACTACTATGCAAAATGTGGCCTTTGTAGTAAAAGGGGCATGGAAATATGATAAATTTGTATTTATATATTTTGGGCTATACACTGTACTGTCTGCCATTGCTCCTTTTATTTCAATATTTTTCCCCCGGTTTATACTGCAGGAACTATTAAATGCAAAACGTCCTGAGATGTTGATAATTTTGCTTGCAGGTTTTTTCTCATGCGCTTCAATTACCGGTTTCTTGACAGCCTACCTAAGGAATGCATATTATCCACATATGGTGAAGGTAAGGTTTGAATACATACGCATGCACCAGCAGAAATGTATGACCACCGATTTTCAGAATACCGAGGACCCGCAGTTTCTAAACGATATGCAAACTGCTTTTCGCTGTCTGGATAACAACAATATCGGTATAGAAGGGGTACTGCACAAGTTATTCGGGTTTGCAGGAAATATATTGGCACTTCTGGGTTATATAACTATTGTAGCGACCTTGAATATTTTTGTGCTTATGTATCTCATTGCAAATGTCATCATATCTTATTACCTGACTTTTTTGGCCAGAAAATTCGAGCACAGCAAAAAGGACGAGATATCCGAAAACGACAGGCGTTCACAATATTTGTATAATATTATGTACGACTTCGCTTATGGAAAAGAGCTACGGATTTTAGGGATCCGCGACTGGATTGCCGAACTATTCAAACTATACAAGGAAAGACGCCTCAAAATTCACAGAGAGATTAGATTAAAGTATTTCAAGGCGGGTATAGCAGATACGCTGCTGCTACTAATCCGGGAAGGCATTATTTATGCATATTTAATCTCCTTGGTAATAGCCGGAAAGCTGTCAATCCCCGATTTTACCATGTACTTTACTACTATAGCCCAGTTTGCCAGCTGGTTTACAAACGTCATCAATGACATAGCTCATATTAGAGCCCAGAATTTATATATATGTGACTTCAGAAGTTTCATAGAAAAACAAGATATTATGGCCAGTGATGATACTGTTCCTTTACCCGAGGGACCATACGAGTTTGAGTTTCGCAATGTTTCGTTTAAATACCCCAATAGTAATACCTACATCTTTAAAGATTTAAGTATAAGAATACCGGCGGGGCAAAAGCTGGCCATTGTTGGGCATAACGGAGCAGGTAAAACCACCTTTGTCAAACTGTTATGCCGGCTATATGATGTCACTGAGGGTGAAATATTATTGAATGGCATAAATATTAAACGATTTAACAGAGAAGAGTATTACAAATTGTTCTCGGTGGTTTTTCAGGATATAAAGCCGCTTGCCTTTTCGGTTGCCGAAAATGTGGCAGTATGTGAAAAGAAGAACATTGATCATGAAAAGCTGAAAAGCGCTCTTGAACAGGCGGGAATTTGGAATAAAATATGCAGCCTTAAAAACGGGGTTGACACAAGCATGCTGAAAATACTGGACGATGACGGTGTAGAATTTTCCGGAGGAGAAAACCAGAAGATCGCAATAGCCCGAGCGCTGTATAAGGACGCTCCCATTGTGGTCCTGGATGAACCCACAGCCGCATTGGACGCGTTGGCAGAATACAGCATATATATGAGCTTCAATAGAATGGTTAAAAACAAGACTGCAATTTATATTTCCCATCGTTTGGCATCAACGCGTTTTTGCGACGCGATCGCTATGTTTGAAAATGGTAAGTTGGTTGAATACGGTACCCATGATGAATTGATAGCGCTTAACGGCAAATATGCTGATATGTTCACTGTACAGGCCAAGTATTACAGAGAGGAAGTGGCAGTATGA
- a CDS encoding DUF2207 domain-containing protein, whose amino-acid sequence MRKWGFALLLLIIGVFVAFTVYADSSPKYSVQEWNISAVINPDGSMDVEEYITYDVKHGHQGPVVRHIDISNSSSMENLEVLSVKSADTEDSTQSKLEPYKFVDKPDGGITRAFATRPGDIPDEIEDVLIFPPDGGEHTFVLKYRLNDLVSLYKDTAVLYWNPVIKGYGLEVHKFNMNITLPEGTKPDGLKPFVYGALEGGCEVLEDGTASITVTRLSAGEFVEVTLVFPKDGVTQGRKVIDNDGLNSILQEQSMKAEEMELLRRKEEKERKLRFVAVGGAIAGIIIIMICAWAWVGKRCSKSSAFLSFLKGQAYAGTSASGLDGAVTRQLVNVYGKSGDAKQEVISPVRLPADYYTPAELGALLRGRKIVPADMVATLIDLAVRNYLDIEVSGEGCYVLTLRDFKRDSLKSHEEYLINWFFKDIGDGKKVSTGAILQAAYGGGFGKEFHNRFLIWKKLVLRQAMRWGFNKRVPFFKAYKRTPFGKQHYKNWIRFKKELKRLSREAYKLPLKDWESFLAYAFTLGIARYVVEGLHKAYPYSVRALLNSDLAVLRPENFVAIDHWLDLAKRLNLMRFKRARILSWLYVIKPLSTGRSYRKSDTYT is encoded by the coding sequence GTGAGAAAATGGGGATTTGCACTGTTGCTTTTAATAATTGGTGTTTTTGTAGCATTTACAGTATATGCTGATTCATCGCCCAAGTATTCTGTGCAGGAGTGGAACATCTCGGCTGTGATTAATCCGGATGGCTCTATGGATGTGGAGGAATACATAACTTATGATGTAAAGCACGGCCACCAGGGTCCTGTGGTGAGGCATATCGATATTTCCAATTCCTCCAGCATGGAAAACTTAGAAGTCTTATCAGTGAAATCTGCCGATACAGAAGATAGTACCCAATCCAAGCTTGAGCCATATAAGTTTGTGGATAAACCCGATGGAGGCATCACCAGGGCTTTTGCAACCCGGCCAGGCGATATACCGGACGAAATAGAGGATGTTTTAATATTTCCCCCTGACGGTGGTGAACACACCTTTGTTTTGAAGTACAGGCTCAATGACCTGGTGTCGCTTTATAAAGATACAGCTGTGCTTTACTGGAATCCAGTTATAAAGGGATACGGCCTAGAAGTGCATAAATTTAATATGAATATAACCTTGCCCGAAGGGACAAAGCCCGATGGCTTGAAACCATTTGTATACGGAGCTTTAGAAGGAGGCTGTGAGGTATTAGAGGATGGTACAGCTAGTATAACAGTGACGAGATTAAGCGCGGGTGAATTCGTAGAGGTTACTCTGGTATTTCCAAAGGATGGAGTGACTCAAGGTAGAAAGGTCATCGATAATGATGGTTTGAATAGTATTTTGCAAGAACAAAGCATGAAGGCAGAGGAGATGGAGCTTTTAAGGCGTAAGGAGGAGAAGGAACGGAAGCTGCGTTTTGTTGCTGTAGGAGGTGCCATAGCAGGGATTATAATCATAATGATTTGCGCATGGGCATGGGTAGGAAAACGTTGCTCAAAGTCATCTGCTTTTTTATCCTTTCTCAAGGGACAGGCCTATGCTGGAACAAGCGCTTCAGGATTGGATGGAGCTGTGACAAGACAACTGGTGAATGTGTATGGGAAATCAGGAGATGCCAAGCAAGAAGTGATAAGCCCTGTACGTTTGCCGGCTGACTATTATACCCCCGCTGAGCTTGGAGCACTGCTGCGCGGAAGGAAAATTGTCCCTGCAGATATGGTGGCAACGCTTATAGATCTGGCGGTGAGGAATTATCTTGACATTGAGGTATCAGGCGAGGGATGTTATGTTCTTACTTTAAGGGACTTTAAACGTGACAGTTTAAAGTCTCATGAGGAGTATCTGATAAATTGGTTTTTTAAGGATATAGGTGACGGGAAAAAGGTCTCAACTGGGGCCATACTGCAGGCTGCCTATGGCGGAGGATTTGGCAAAGAGTTCCATAACCGTTTTTTAATATGGAAGAAACTTGTATTAAGGCAGGCTATGCGGTGGGGGTTTAATAAGAGGGTGCCCTTTTTTAAGGCCTATAAAAGGACACCCTTTGGTAAGCAGCATTATAAGAACTGGATCAGGTTTAAGAAGGAGTTGAAGAGGCTTAGCCGTGAGGCCTATAAATTACCCCTTAAGGATTGGGAAAGCTTCCTTGCTTACGCATTTACCTTAGGAATAGCTAGATATGTTGTTGAGGGGCTGCACAAAGCATATCCATATTCCGTCAGGGCACTTTTAAATAGCGACCTAGCTGTTTTGCGTCCAGAAAACTTCGTTGCTATAGACCATTGGCTTGACCTTGCAAAAAGGCTTAACCTTATGCGATTTAAGCGAGCTAGAATATTGAGTTGGCTGTATGTTATTAAACCTCTCAGCACCGGACGAAGTTACAGAAAGAGTGACACCTATACATAA
- a CDS encoding HlyD family efflux transporter periplasmic adaptor subunit produces MNKKWLKGSIAGLLAVALLVGGYFVYRRFQTPRTNANANYRVARAQIGDIELNVSASGTVVAAVTQEVAPLISGTVEKLEVKEGDKVKEGDVIAVIDDENLQQEIDKIENNLKQQNLSLSKLKDSLSDFYIKAPVDGRVKFLKAKVGEDVGLTTRTYGALAIISTDGRMKVTFKPRGGVSLTEGEKVLVRLEDGTEVEGTVVETPLGQMIAQQYNQPETSAGSVQVQIDRDDLPIGAKVTVLKRDENSDEYVAVGEGTLDVNQGVNVTGNNGKISIIYVKENSMVKRGDNLFKLDDSDVKANIESQNLTIQQTQKELESKKSLLGNTKVKSPINGIITSLNVKVGDQVQQGKPIATVIDPTQLNVVVAVDELDIPKVKIGQKAKVKIDAFPDTVFEGEVIKIADIGKSSGGGVTTFDVTISIKNPGDIKIGMNATAEIQVESKKGEVLVPVEAIQERNGEKYVLVASNSSQGNKGDEQGSFRGSASISDMAGSGNAQGQRFVTRNRSMNIPSGNLFGEVSLRKVEIGITNETYAEVISGIEEGEVVLIPVSGSNNNQNNWQGMFPGFGGMRGAFPQGGFDRARVPANNR; encoded by the coding sequence ATGAACAAAAAATGGTTAAAGGGAAGCATAGCTGGACTTTTGGCGGTGGCGTTACTTGTAGGTGGTTATTTCGTTTATCGAAGGTTTCAGACACCTAGAACTAATGCAAATGCGAATTATAGGGTGGCAAGAGCTCAGATTGGCGACATAGAACTCAATGTTTCTGCAAGTGGGACTGTAGTTGCAGCGGTGACTCAAGAAGTGGCTCCGCTTATTAGTGGAACGGTGGAAAAGCTTGAAGTTAAAGAGGGTGATAAGGTTAAGGAAGGAGATGTGATAGCCGTTATTGATGATGAGAACCTGCAGCAGGAGATAGATAAGATTGAAAACAACCTTAAGCAGCAGAACCTCTCGTTGTCAAAATTAAAGGATAGCTTAAGTGATTTTTACATAAAAGCACCTGTTGATGGCCGGGTGAAATTCCTTAAGGCAAAGGTTGGCGAGGATGTAGGGCTTACCACCAGGACATACGGCGCTTTGGCCATTATTTCCACCGATGGAAGGATGAAGGTTACGTTTAAACCAAGGGGAGGTGTTTCTTTAACTGAGGGTGAAAAGGTTTTGGTCAGGCTGGAAGATGGTACTGAAGTAGAAGGGACTGTTGTAGAAACACCTTTAGGCCAAATGATAGCTCAACAGTACAATCAGCCTGAGACTAGTGCGGGAAGCGTCCAAGTTCAGATTGACAGGGATGACCTGCCAATTGGAGCCAAGGTCACCGTTTTAAAGCGCGATGAAAATTCCGACGAGTACGTGGCTGTTGGTGAGGGGACGCTGGATGTCAATCAGGGAGTTAACGTTACCGGAAATAACGGAAAAATAAGCATTATTTACGTGAAGGAAAACAGCATGGTAAAGCGAGGCGATAATCTATTTAAGCTGGATGATTCAGATGTCAAGGCCAATATAGAATCGCAGAATCTGACCATTCAGCAGACTCAAAAAGAGCTGGAGAGCAAGAAAAGTCTGCTTGGCAACACCAAGGTAAAAAGCCCTATAAATGGCATAATTACCTCTTTGAATGTTAAGGTTGGGGATCAAGTGCAGCAAGGCAAGCCAATTGCCACTGTTATAGATCCTACGCAGCTAAATGTAGTGGTTGCGGTGGATGAACTTGATATACCCAAAGTGAAAATAGGGCAAAAGGCCAAGGTTAAAATAGATGCTTTCCCCGATACCGTTTTTGAAGGAGAGGTTATAAAAATAGCTGATATAGGAAAATCCTCCGGCGGAGGAGTAACAACATTCGATGTGACTATTTCTATAAAAAATCCAGGTGATATTAAGATTGGTATGAATGCAACTGCCGAAATCCAGGTAGAAAGCAAAAAAGGAGAGGTGCTTGTTCCAGTAGAAGCCATTCAAGAAAGAAACGGGGAAAAGTATGTACTGGTAGCGTCCAATTCTTCGCAAGGCAATAAAGGAGATGAGCAGGGATCTTTTAGGGGGTCTGCTTCTATATCTGATATGGCAGGTAGTGGGAATGCACAAGGGCAAAGGTTTGTGACGAGAAATAGAAGCATGAATATACCATCAGGAAACTTGTTTGGAGAGGTGAGTTTACGTAAAGTAGAGATTGGCATTACAAATGAGACTTACGCCGAAGTCATAAGCGGAATTGAAGAAGGTGAAGTAGTGCTTATTCCAGTGTCTGGCTCGAACAACAATCAGAATAATTGGCAGGGGATGTTTCCAGGCTTTGGTGGCATGAGAGGGGCTTTCCCACAGGGAGGATTTGACAGGGCTAGAGTTCCCGCCAATAATCGCTGA
- a CDS encoding DUF4004 family protein: MLISKKELLKITGISYGQLYRWKREGLIPEEWFIKQPTFTGQETFFPRNKILNRIKAIQELKDKYSLEELAKILSPEVSERIFTADDLQIIDEIEKGLIPCFCQTFRKNSFSYVEVLALIAISQCKRNFGLQLKDVESLCEGIKDHLKDIKQTDFMFVLLDKNGDYFVTIHAEQAKVFFDSRWKVLCQIRLNDISSLMKVKYHKSFNFRFDDEEKDVPFELASEKAVLT, encoded by the coding sequence GTGCTTATCTCCAAAAAGGAGCTGCTCAAGATTACGGGAATATCTTACGGACAGTTATACCGTTGGAAGCGGGAAGGATTGATACCTGAAGAGTGGTTCATAAAGCAACCTACATTTACCGGTCAGGAAACCTTCTTTCCTAGAAATAAAATACTCAACAGGATTAAAGCTATTCAAGAGCTCAAGGACAAATACTCTTTGGAAGAGCTGGCAAAGATCCTGTCTCCTGAAGTATCTGAAAGAATATTTACAGCAGATGACCTGCAAATCATCGATGAAATTGAAAAAGGACTTATACCCTGTTTTTGCCAAACCTTTAGGAAAAATAGCTTTTCGTATGTGGAAGTATTGGCACTAATTGCCATTTCTCAATGTAAGAGAAATTTTGGTTTGCAGCTTAAGGATGTGGAATCTCTGTGTGAGGGTATAAAGGACCATTTAAAGGATATCAAACAGACCGATTTTATGTTTGTGCTGCTTGACAAAAACGGGGATTACTTTGTTACCATTCATGCTGAACAAGCCAAAGTATTCTTTGACAGCAGATGGAAAGTGCTATGCCAGATTCGCCTGAATGATATCTCTTCTCTCATGAAGGTTAAATACCACAAGAGCTTTAATTTCAGGTTTGACGACGAGGAAAAAGATGTCCCTTTTGAGCTTGCTTCGGAAAAGGCGGTGCTGACATGA
- a CDS encoding ABC transporter ATP-binding protein produces the protein MKAPNTGLLKKDLWVAWRFLSLTHSISRNYIPLVIFSSAFKAAAPFINIIMPRFILNELMGSQRIEVFILLVGIVVFGNGVFNLINRFFDTKIDIANVALVNGFELHLGKHIMNLDFEKIEDPEVLDQKEKALFTINNQGAIWRMIGSIINLVQTSMSIVGLIAIVSTLNAFLLVIILSIVLINSFIFKKSQAVQFKFYQELIPINRRIGYYISLTSDFSIAKDVRIYSMSPYILRKQDDYIEKIFNGFGKLFGINGKYEGLSNINLQIQMIVVYSYMVWQVFKNAITIGDFTMYVSAASSFSTNVSAFLAQFIEFRQMCRYLDLYLQFEGIPSRVKTGTRKIQNMDNITVEFKNVWFKYPRSNDYALKDVSIKIENGQKLAIVGQNGAGKTTFIKLLCRLYEPERGEILLNGINIQEFDFNEYMKLLSVVFQDYKLFSFTIKENLVFNQPCDEEALIAALKKVGIYDKIQSLEYGVDTSLYKNFDKKGVELSGGEMQKLAIARALYKNSPIVILDEPTAALDPYAEFEIYSKFNELVKNKTAIYISHRLSSCKFCDKIAVFDNGRLVEYGTHAELEKAGGIYSTMWKAQAQYYV, from the coding sequence ATGAAAGCTCCAAACACCGGGCTTCTAAAAAAAGACCTATGGGTTGCATGGCGCTTTTTAAGTCTCACCCACTCCATATCCAGAAATTACATTCCTCTCGTTATATTCTCTTCCGCCTTTAAAGCAGCTGCGCCTTTTATAAACATTATTATGCCAAGATTCATACTGAACGAGCTCATGGGCAGCCAAAGGATAGAAGTGTTTATTCTGCTGGTGGGCATTGTAGTATTTGGCAATGGCGTATTTAATTTGATAAACCGTTTTTTCGATACCAAAATTGATATCGCCAACGTGGCCCTAGTAAACGGCTTTGAACTGCACTTGGGAAAACACATAATGAACCTGGACTTTGAAAAAATAGAAGACCCTGAGGTGCTGGACCAGAAGGAAAAAGCACTGTTTACCATAAACAATCAGGGGGCAATATGGCGAATGATAGGCAGCATAATAAATCTGGTTCAGACCTCAATGTCAATTGTAGGGCTTATCGCCATCGTTTCAACCTTAAATGCATTTTTACTTGTTATCATCCTATCCATTGTCCTCATTAATTCTTTCATATTCAAAAAATCTCAAGCAGTTCAATTCAAATTTTATCAGGAATTGATACCCATAAACCGCAGAATTGGATATTATATAAGTTTAACCAGCGACTTTTCTATAGCCAAGGATGTCAGGATTTACAGCATGTCACCCTACATTCTCAGAAAACAAGACGATTACATCGAAAAAATCTTTAATGGCTTTGGCAAGCTGTTTGGAATAAACGGAAAATACGAGGGGTTATCAAATATAAACCTGCAAATACAGATGATAGTTGTATATTCATATATGGTATGGCAGGTGTTTAAAAATGCCATAACCATAGGTGACTTTACCATGTATGTTTCAGCGGCAAGCAGTTTTTCTACCAATGTATCCGCCTTTTTAGCACAGTTTATCGAGTTCAGGCAGATGTGCAGGTATTTGGACTTGTATTTACAGTTTGAAGGTATACCGTCAAGAGTCAAAACCGGAACCAGAAAGATACAAAACATGGATAATATTACCGTTGAATTCAAAAATGTATGGTTTAAATATCCCCGTAGCAACGATTATGCCTTAAAAGATGTCTCAATCAAGATAGAAAATGGCCAAAAATTGGCCATTGTAGGGCAGAACGGAGCAGGCAAAACGACTTTTATCAAGCTGCTGTGCAGGCTGTATGAACCCGAAAGAGGAGAGATTCTGCTAAACGGCATTAATATTCAGGAGTTTGATTTTAACGAGTACATGAAGCTGCTCTCTGTGGTTTTTCAGGACTACAAGTTATTCTCTTTTACCATAAAAGAAAATCTGGTTTTCAATCAGCCTTGTGATGAGGAGGCGCTCATTGCAGCACTTAAAAAGGTGGGCATTTATGATAAAATTCAGAGCTTGGAATACGGCGTTGACACCTCTCTATACAAGAATTTTGATAAAAAAGGCGTAGAGCTATCAGGCGGAGAGATGCAAAAGCTGGCTATTGCTCGGGCTCTTTATAAAAATTCTCCAATAGTGATACTTGATGAGCCCACAGCAGCTCTAGACCCTTATGCCGAGTTTGAAATCTACTCAAAATTTAACGAGCTGGTAAAAAATAAAACCGCAATTTATATCTCCCACCGTTTATCCAGCTGTAAGTTTTGCGATAAAATTGCGGTTTTCGATAACGGCAGATTAGTGGAATATGGGACCCACGCTGAGCTAGAAAAAGCAGGAGGTATATACTCTACAATGTGGAAAGCCCAGGCGCAGTATTATGTATAG
- a CDS encoding GH1 family beta-glucosidase, with amino-acid sequence MGKMTFPKDFIWGSATASYQVEGAVDQDGRGESIWDRFSHTPGNVLNGDTGDVACDHYNRYKEDIRLMKELGLKGYRFSIAWPRIYPQGKGPVNQKGVDFYNSLVDELLKAGIEPIVTLYHWDLPQALQDIGGWDNRDVTDYFAEYAFKMYDVLGDRVKKWITHNEPWVVAFVGNAFGHHAPGYKDFALAVRITHHLLLSHAKAVQAYRQSGNDDGGQIGITLNLTPVYPASDSPGDSEAAKFQDGFQNRWFLDPVFKGTYPEDMMAYYQEKYNAPAICPGDMELIANNPIDFLGINYYTRAVVKKGKEDSFDSVEHVRPEGKYTEMGWEVYPQGLYDLLMRVHRDYNAPVIYITENGAAFKDDKVIDGVVDDQDRLDYLKAHFEAAYKAIQDGVNLKGYYVWSFMDNFEWAFGYSKRFGIVYVDYVTLKRTPKKSALWYRDVISENGL; translated from the coding sequence ATGGGTAAGATGACATTTCCTAAGGATTTTATATGGGGTTCAGCTACCGCATCATATCAAGTGGAAGGTGCGGTAGACCAGGACGGGCGTGGCGAGTCCATATGGGACAGGTTCAGCCATACTCCGGGGAATGTGCTGAACGGAGATACAGGCGATGTGGCTTGTGATCACTACAATCGGTACAAAGAGGATATACGACTGATGAAGGAGCTTGGACTCAAGGGATATAGGTTTTCCATCGCCTGGCCCAGGATATATCCCCAAGGAAAAGGGCCGGTCAACCAAAAAGGCGTGGACTTTTACAATTCCCTTGTGGATGAGCTTTTAAAGGCTGGTATAGAGCCCATTGTTACACTTTATCACTGGGACTTGCCACAGGCGCTTCAGGATATAGGCGGATGGGACAATAGGGACGTAACGGATTATTTTGCCGAGTATGCCTTTAAGATGTACGATGTCCTGGGTGACCGCGTCAAGAAATGGATTACCCACAATGAGCCGTGGGTGGTGGCATTTGTGGGCAATGCATTTGGCCATCATGCACCTGGATATAAGGATTTTGCGCTTGCGGTAAGGATTACCCATCATCTGCTGCTATCGCATGCCAAGGCGGTACAGGCTTATCGTCAATCGGGGAATGATGATGGTGGGCAGATAGGGATTACCTTGAACTTGACGCCTGTTTATCCTGCTTCTGATAGCCCCGGGGACAGCGAAGCGGCTAAGTTTCAGGATGGTTTCCAGAACCGGTGGTTTTTGGACCCGGTATTCAAAGGCACTTATCCCGAGGATATGATGGCATATTATCAGGAGAAATACAATGCACCAGCGATATGTCCAGGTGATATGGAGCTCATTGCAAACAACCCCATCGATTTTCTTGGAATAAACTACTATACCAGAGCTGTAGTCAAAAAAGGTAAAGAGGATAGTTTTGATTCGGTGGAGCATGTGCGTCCTGAAGGAAAGTATACCGAGATGGGATGGGAGGTATATCCTCAAGGGTTATACGACCTCCTCATGAGGGTGCATAGGGACTACAACGCTCCAGTTATCTACATAACTGAAAACGGAGCTGCTTTTAAGGATGACAAAGTGATAGACGGTGTGGTGGACGATCAGGACAGGTTGGATTACTTAAAGGCCCATTTTGAGGCAGCATACAAGGCAATACAGGATGGGGTAAATCTCAAAGGCTACTATGTATGGTCGTTTATGGATAACTTTGAATGGGCCTTCGGATACAGCAAGCGGTTTGGCATAGTGTATGTAGATTATGTGACATTGAAGAGGACCCCAAAGAAAAGTGCACTGTGGTATCGAGATGTGATTTCCGAAAACGGGCTTTAA